Proteins encoded within one genomic window of Citrobacter amalonaticus Y19:
- the csrD gene encoding RNase E specificity factor CsrD: MRLTTKFSAFVTLLTGLTIFVTLIGCSLSFYNAVQYKMTHRVQTVATAIDTHLVSRDFKQLRPQIDELMVSADVVRLDLLQGNKVIYSQTRTGSYRPVGTSNAFRELSVPLVKHPGMTMDLVYQDPMGNYFHSLLTTAPLTLAIGFIVLMLFLSVRWLQRQLSGQELLEIRSTRILNGERGASVRGTVYEWPARTSSALDMLLAEIQSAQEQRSRLDTLIRSYAAQDTKTGLSNRLFFDSQLATLLDDQEKVGAHGVVMMIRLPDFNLLRDSWGRNLAEEELFSLINLLSTFMMRYPGSLLARYHRSDFAVLLPHRTLKEAESVAGQLLKAVDALPTNKMLDRDDMVHIGICAWRSGQSTEQVMEHAEAATRNAVLQGGNSWAVYDDSLPEKGRGNVRWRTLIEQMLSRGGPRIYQKPAVTRDGHVHHRELMCRIFDGNEEVSSAEYMPMVLQFGLSEEYDRLQISRVIPLLNYWPEENLAMQVTVESLIRPRFQRWLRDTLMQCEKSQRRRIIIELAEADVGQHISRLQPVIRLVNALGVRVVVTQAGLTLVSTSWIKELNVELIKLHPSLVRNIEKRTENQLLVQSLVEACSGTSTQVYATGVRSRGEWQTLTARGVSGGQGDFFAASQPLDTNVKKYSQRYSV, translated from the coding sequence ATGCGATTAACGACGAAATTCTCAGCTTTTGTCACGCTACTCACCGGGTTAACAATCTTTGTAACCCTGATTGGCTGCTCGCTGAGCTTTTACAACGCCGTCCAGTACAAGATGACCCATCGTGTTCAGACGGTGGCGACTGCGATTGATACGCATCTTGTTTCGCGCGATTTCAAGCAGTTAAGGCCACAGATCGACGAACTGATGGTGTCAGCGGACGTTGTGCGCCTCGATCTGTTGCAGGGCAATAAAGTCATTTATAGCCAAACCCGCACCGGCAGCTATCGCCCGGTTGGCACCAGTAATGCCTTTCGCGAGCTCTCGGTTCCGCTGGTAAAGCACCCGGGAATGACGATGGATCTGGTTTACCAGGATCCGATGGGCAACTATTTTCATTCGCTGCTGACCACTGCGCCGCTTACGCTGGCCATTGGTTTTATTGTGCTGATGTTGTTTCTGTCGGTACGTTGGCTTCAGCGTCAACTTTCCGGTCAGGAGCTGTTGGAGATACGTTCGACGCGAATTTTGAACGGAGAACGCGGAGCCAGCGTGCGTGGTACGGTCTATGAATGGCCTGCGCGCACCAGCAGCGCGCTGGATATGCTGCTGGCCGAAATCCAGAGCGCTCAGGAACAGCGGAGCCGACTCGATACGCTGATTCGCTCTTACGCCGCGCAGGACACCAAAACCGGCCTCAGCAATCGACTCTTTTTTGACAGCCAACTGGCGACGCTGCTGGACGATCAGGAAAAAGTCGGCGCGCACGGTGTGGTGATGATGATCCGCCTGCCGGACTTTAACCTGTTGCGCGACAGTTGGGGGCGTAACCTGGCTGAAGAAGAACTGTTCAGCCTGATCAATTTATTGTCCACCTTTATGATGCGGTATCCGGGGTCACTGCTGGCGCGCTACCATCGCAGCGACTTTGCCGTTCTCCTGCCACACCGTACGCTGAAAGAGGCGGAAAGCGTGGCCGGACAACTATTAAAAGCAGTTGATGCACTTCCGACTAATAAAATGCTCGATCGTGACGATATGGTACATATCGGCATTTGCGCCTGGCGTAGCGGACAGTCGACCGAACAGGTGATGGAACATGCGGAAGCGGCGACCCGCAACGCCGTGTTGCAGGGCGGGAATAGCTGGGCGGTGTATGACGATTCGTTGCCGGAAAAAGGGCGTGGCAACGTGCGCTGGCGGACGCTGATTGAGCAGATGCTCAGCCGCGGCGGCCCGCGAATCTATCAGAAACCGGCCGTCACCCGGGACGGGCACGTGCATCATCGGGAACTGATGTGTCGCATCTTTGATGGTAATGAAGAGGTCAGTTCGGCGGAATACATGCCGATGGTTTTACAGTTCGGTTTATCAGAAGAGTATGACCGCTTACAAATAAGTCGTGTCATCCCGCTGCTGAACTACTGGCCAGAAGAGAATCTGGCGATGCAGGTGACGGTAGAGTCGCTGATTCGTCCGCGTTTTCAGCGTTGGTTACGCGATACCTTGATGCAGTGTGAAAAATCGCAACGAAGACGCATAATTATTGAACTTGCAGAGGCGGATGTAGGTCAACACATCAGCCGGTTACAACCCGTGATCCGTTTAGTCAATGCATTGGGTGTTCGGGTTGTTGTCACGCAGGCAGGTTTAACGCTGGTGAGTACCAGTTGGATTAAAGAACTCAATGTGGAATTGATCAAGCTCCATCCGAGTCTGGTCAGGAACATTGAGAAGCGAACGGAAAACCAGTTGCTGGTTCAAAGTCTGGTGGAAGCGTGCTCGGGCACCAGCACCCAGGTTTATGCAACGGGCGTACGTTCGCGTGGTGAGTGGCAGACGCTGACAGCGCGTGGTGTTTCCGGTGGACAGGGGGATTTTTTTGCTGCCTCCCAGCCGTTGGATACCAATGTGAAAAAATATTCTCAAAGATACTCGGTTTAA
- a CDS encoding MDR family oxidoreductase has protein sequence MQALILEQQDGKTLASVQTLEESRLPDGDVTVDVHWSSLNYKDALAITGKGKIIRNFPMIPGIDFAGTVRASEDPRFHAGQEVLLTGWGVGENHWGGLAEQARVKADWLVALPKGLDSRKAMVIGTAGFTAMLCVMALEEAGIRPQDGEIVVTGASGGVGSTAVALLHKLGYQVVAVSGRESTHDYLRQLGASRILGRDEFAESRPLEKQLWAGAIDTVGDKVLAKVLAQMNYGGCVAACGLAGGFALPTTVMPFILRNVRLQGVDSVMTPPARRAQAWQRLVKDLPESFYAQAATEISLADAPKFADAIINNQVQGRTLVKVK, from the coding sequence ATGCAGGCTTTGATCTTAGAACAGCAGGACGGTAAAACCCTCGCATCTGTGCAGACTCTCGAAGAAAGTCGGCTGCCGGATGGCGATGTCACGGTGGATGTCCACTGGTCCAGTCTGAACTATAAAGATGCGCTCGCCATCACCGGAAAAGGAAAAATCATCCGCAACTTTCCGATGATTCCTGGTATTGATTTCGCCGGTACGGTTCGGGCCAGCGAAGATCCTCGTTTTCATGCGGGCCAGGAAGTGTTGCTGACCGGTTGGGGCGTGGGCGAAAACCATTGGGGCGGTCTGGCAGAACAGGCACGTGTGAAAGCCGACTGGCTGGTTGCCTTGCCGAAAGGACTGGACAGCCGTAAAGCAATGGTGATCGGTACCGCCGGGTTTACCGCCATGCTGTGCGTGATGGCCCTTGAAGAAGCGGGCATTCGTCCGCAAGACGGTGAAATTGTGGTCACAGGCGCCAGCGGCGGCGTTGGCAGCACCGCAGTCGCGCTGCTGCATAAGTTGGGCTATCAGGTTGTCGCGGTGTCCGGTCGTGAAAGCACCCATGATTATCTCCGCCAGTTAGGCGCAAGCCGTATTCTGGGCCGTGATGAGTTCGCCGAATCTCGTCCGCTGGAAAAACAGCTGTGGGCCGGGGCGATTGATACCGTGGGCGATAAAGTACTGGCGAAAGTGCTGGCGCAGATGAACTACGGTGGCTGTGTTGCCGCCTGTGGTCTGGCGGGCGGTTTTGCCCTGCCGACGACGGTAATGCCATTTATTCTGCGCAACGTCCGCCTGCAAGGGGTCGATTCCGTCATGACACCGCCGGCTCGCCGCGCACAGGCCTGGCAGCGTCTGGTGAAAGATTTACCGGAATCGTTCTACGCACAGGCGGCGACGGAAATTTCGCTGGCCGATGCGCCGAAATTCGCCGATGCCATCATTAATAACCAGGTGCAAGGCCGTACGCTGGTTAAAGTGAAGTAA
- the msrP gene encoding protein-methionine-sulfoxide reductase catalytic subunit MsrP, with translation MKKSRPLTEADVTAESAFFMHRRQVLKALGIGAATLSLPIAAQADLLSWFKGNDRPPAPSGKPLDFSKPAAWQNTLPLTPEDKVTGYNNFYEFGLDKADPAANAGSMKTDPWTLKISGEVAKPLTLDHDALTTRFPLEERIYRMRCVEAWSMVVPWVGFPLHKLLALVEPTSNAKYVAFETLYAPDDMPGQKDRFIGGGLKYPYVEGLRLDEAMHPLTLLTVGVYGKALPPQNGAPIRLTVPWKYGFKGIKSIVSIKLTRERPPTTWNLAAADEYGFYANVNPHVDHPRWSQATERFIGAGGILDVQRQPTLLFNGYADEVAALYRGLDLRENF, from the coding sequence ATGAAAAAATCACGTCCACTTACAGAAGCCGATGTCACTGCAGAATCGGCTTTCTTTATGCATCGCCGTCAGGTACTAAAAGCGTTGGGAATCGGGGCTGCCACGCTGTCGCTTCCGATAGCCGCGCAGGCCGATCTCCTGAGTTGGTTCAAAGGCAACGATCGCCCCCCCGCACCCTCAGGCAAACCGCTGGATTTCAGCAAACCTGCCGCATGGCAAAACACACTGCCTTTAACGCCAGAAGATAAAGTCACTGGCTACAACAATTTCTACGAATTTGGCCTGGATAAGGCCGATCCTGCCGCCAATGCCGGCAGCATGAAAACCGATCCCTGGACGCTGAAAATCAGCGGCGAAGTGGCTAAACCGTTAACCCTGGATCACGATGCGCTGACAACGCGCTTTCCCTTAGAGGAACGAATTTACCGGATGCGCTGTGTCGAAGCCTGGTCGATGGTGGTGCCGTGGGTTGGCTTTCCTTTACATAAACTGCTGGCACTCGTCGAACCCACCAGCAATGCAAAATATGTCGCATTCGAGACGCTTTACGCGCCGGACGATATGCCAGGACAAAAAGATCGCTTCATTGGCGGCGGGTTGAAATATCCCTATGTCGAAGGACTGCGTCTGGACGAGGCGATGCATCCGCTGACGCTGCTGACCGTTGGCGTTTACGGTAAAGCGCTGCCGCCGCAAAACGGCGCCCCCATTCGCCTGACGGTGCCGTGGAAATATGGCTTTAAAGGCATTAAATCGATCGTCAGCATTAAACTGACTCGCGAACGGCCGCCCACCACCTGGAATCTTGCCGCTGCCGATGAATACGGTTTTTACGCCAATGTAAATCCGCATGTCGATCATCCGCGCTGGTCACAGGCAACAGAACGGTTTATTGGCGCAGGCGGGATTCTGGATGTCCAACGGCAACCCACCCTACTGTTTAATGGCTATGCCGATGAAGTAGCCGCGCTGTATCGTGGCCTGGATTTGCGGGAGAATTTCTAA
- the msrQ gene encoding protein-methionine-sulfoxide reductase heme-binding subunit MsrQ, which yields MRLSAKQITWLKVALHLAGLLPFLWLFWAINHGGLSADPVKDIQHFTGRTALKFLLAALLATPLARYAKQPLLIHTRRLLGLWCFAWATLHLTSYALLELGIHNLGLLGRELITRPYLTLGITSWLILFALTLTSTQAAQRKLGKRWQLLHNFVYLVAILAPIHYLWSVKILSPQPIIYALLALLLLACRYKKFRQWWR from the coding sequence GTGCGGCTAAGTGCAAAACAGATAACCTGGCTGAAAGTGGCGCTTCATCTGGCGGGATTGCTGCCGTTTCTCTGGCTGTTCTGGGCAATTAACCACGGCGGGCTGAGTGCCGATCCCGTGAAGGATATCCAGCATTTCACCGGTAGGACGGCTCTGAAATTTCTGCTCGCCGCCTTGCTGGCCACGCCGCTCGCGCGCTACGCTAAACAGCCATTATTGATACACACCCGTCGTCTGCTGGGGTTATGGTGTTTCGCCTGGGCCACGCTGCACCTGACCAGTTACGCGCTGCTGGAGCTGGGTATCCATAATCTCGGATTGTTGGGACGAGAACTGATTACGCGCCCGTATTTGACGCTTGGGATCACCAGTTGGCTCATCCTGTTCGCGCTGACGCTCACATCAACCCAGGCGGCACAACGAAAACTGGGCAAACGCTGGCAACTTTTACACAACTTCGTCTATCTTGTAGCGATCCTCGCCCCGATACATTATCTGTGGTCGGTGAAGATTTTGTCGCCTCAACCCATCATTTATGCCCTGCTGGCGCTGCTGCTTTTAGCCTGCCGTTACAAGAAGTTCCGCCAGTGGTGGCGCTAG
- the accB gene encoding acetyl-CoA carboxylase biotin carboxyl carrier protein gives MDIRKIKKLIELVEESGISELEISEGEESVRISRAAPAGSFPMMQQAYAAPMMQQQPALSNAVAPAAEAPAAAAAEISGHIVRSPMVGTFYRTPSPDAKAFIEVGQKVNAGDTLCIVEAMKMMNQIEADKSGVVKAILVESGQPVEFDEPLVVIE, from the coding sequence ATGGATATTCGTAAGATTAAAAAACTGATCGAGCTGGTTGAAGAATCAGGCATCTCCGAACTGGAAATCTCTGAAGGCGAAGAGTCTGTACGCATCAGCCGCGCAGCGCCAGCAGGTAGCTTCCCGATGATGCAACAAGCCTACGCTGCACCAATGATGCAGCAGCAACCTGCTCTGTCTAACGCAGTTGCTCCGGCAGCAGAAGCGCCGGCTGCGGCAGCCGCAGAAATCAGTGGTCACATCGTACGTTCCCCAATGGTTGGTACTTTCTACCGCACCCCGAGCCCGGACGCAAAAGCGTTTATCGAAGTGGGTCAGAAAGTTAACGCAGGCGATACCCTGTGCATCGTTGAAGCCATGAAAATGATGAACCAGATCGAAGCGGACAAATCAGGTGTCGTGAAAGCCATCCTGGTCGAAAGTGGTCAACCGGTAGAATTTGACGAGCCGCTGGTCGTCATCGAGTAA